The bacterium genomic interval CAAAAGGCGACAGATCGGAGCCAGATCCTCAACCTGTTGTAATTATGGCGATTGAGCTCGACATCAACTGGCGTCACTCTGTCGCCGATCGTTTACGATCTGGGCCTCAGCGCTCGCGCCGCAGGTCCAGATCCCGCATCCGGCGGTGCAGGTACTGGCGGGAGATGCCGAGCCGCTCGGCCGCCGTCGTGACGCGGCCGGAGCAATCCTCGAGCGTCCGGTTGATCTTGTCGCGCTCCACGCGCAGGAGCAGCTCCTTCAGCCCCTCGCCGCTGGAGCGCAAGCGCGCCTCTGCCGGCCGCGGGTCCAGGACGAGGTCCGCCTCGCGAAGCAGCGGCCCCAGCTCCGAGAGCGCCAAGGTGCGCTCGATGCACTTCTCGAGCTGGCGCACGTTGCCAGGCCACGGCTCCTGCTGCAGTCGGCGCAGAGCCGCGGGGGCGAGGCGCGGCCTCGACAGGCCCATGCTCTCGGCATAGCGATCGAGGAAGTGCTCGGCCAGCAGGCCGATATCCTCGGGCCGCTCGCGCAGGGGCGGCAACTCGATGGCGAGCACGTTGAGCCGGTAGAAGAGATCCTCGCGGAAGCTGCCGGCGGCGATGCGCCTCTCGAGGTCCACGTTCGTAGCGGTGATGAGGCGCACGTCCACCTTGATCTCGCCGCGCCCACCCAGGCGCCGTAGCTCGCCCGTCTCGAGCACGCGCAGGAGTTTGACCTGCAGCGCGAGCGGCATGTCCCCCACCTCGTCCAGGAAGAGCGTGCCGCCGTCGGCCTGCTCGAAGAGACCGGGCCGCTCGCTGTCGGCACCCGTGAAGGCGCCCTTCTCGTGGCCGAAGAGCTCCGCCTCGAGGAGGGTCTCGGGGATGGCGCCGCAGTTGAGCGGGATGAAGGGCCGATCGGCCCAGGGGCTTTCCGTGTGCAATGCCCGCGCGATCAGCTCCTTGCCCGTCCCGGATTCGCCGTAGATGCGGACAGCGCTGCGGTAGCGGCACATTCGCCGGAGCTGCTCGATGACGCGCAGCATGGCCGGGCTCGCCGCCAGGATGCTGCCGAAGCGCGTCCGCGCGCCCAGGGCGCTGCGCAGTTCCCGGTTCTCGGCCTGGAGCTGCTCGCTGGCCGCGCGCGCCTGCTCGAGTTCCTCCAGGCGCAGCATCGCCGCGGCGGCCAGGCGCGAGAAGACCTCCAGCACGGGCACGTCGGCCGCGCCGAAGCGACCCGGCCGCGAGCCGTCGAGATAGAGCACGCCGAGGATCCGCTCGCGCACGCGCAGGGGCGTCGCGACGACGGTCTCCAGCTCGAGGTCGAGGATGCTCTGCCGCTCCATGCCCTCGCGAGCTACCCGGCCCTGGTGGACGACGCTGCGCTTCTCGAGGATGGCGTCGCGCACCACCGAGCGGCTGATGTCGCCGAACTCCACCCCTTCCGGCGAGACGTACACGGGGCGCATCGCGCCGTCCTTGCCGATGCGGAAGAAGGCGGCGCGCTCCGCGCCGACGAGATCGAGGCCGATGGCCAGGACCCGCTGAGGCAGCTGCCGGGTGTCGCCCGCGACCAGCACCTCGGCATTCGACTCGAGGAGTTCGATGAGGCGCCGGTGCGCCGTGGCGACTCCCTCGAGCTCGGCCAGCCTGGCTTGGGCATCGCGGAGCTGGGCGAGCAGCCGCTCCCGCTCCCACTCGCCGGCCGCGGGCGGCGGGCCGGCCGGCGAGGGGGATGTCGGCGGGGACTGGGGGGCGGGCGCCGCAGCGGCGCCGTCGCGGCCGAGCAAGCGCTCGAGGGCGGCCGAGCGCGGCGGGAGGCTGCCGCCACCAGGGGGGGAATCCGCGGGCATCTCAGGACCTCTGGGAGAAGGACTCTCCCAGTGTAGCCCGGCAGATACAGAGTGTCAACGATCCGGACAATGTCGCCGATCGTTTACAGTTCCACCAGGGCCTTCCTGACCAGGGCCAGGACGCGGGACTTCACCTCCCCAACCTCGCCCCTCAGCTCGCAGCCGGAGGCGGAATGGTGCCCGCCGCCGCCGAGCTGGC includes:
- a CDS encoding sigma-54-dependent Fis family transcriptional regulator, translated to MPADSPPGGGSLPPRSAALERLLGRDGAAAAPAPQSPPTSPSPAGPPPAAGEWERERLLAQLRDAQARLAELEGVATAHRRLIELLESNAEVLVAGDTRQLPQRVLAIGLDLVGAERAAFFRIGKDGAMRPVYVSPEGVEFGDISRSVVRDAILEKRSVVHQGRVAREGMERQSILDLELETVVATPLRVRERILGVLYLDGSRPGRFGAADVPVLEVFSRLAAAAMLRLEELEQARAASEQLQAENRELRSALGARTRFGSILAASPAMLRVIEQLRRMCRYRSAVRIYGESGTGKELIARALHTESPWADRPFIPLNCGAIPETLLEAELFGHEKGAFTGADSERPGLFEQADGGTLFLDEVGDMPLALQVKLLRVLETGELRRLGGRGEIKVDVRLITATNVDLERRIAAGSFREDLFYRLNVLAIELPPLRERPEDIGLLAEHFLDRYAESMGLSRPRLAPAALRRLQQEPWPGNVRQLEKCIERTLALSELGPLLREADLVLDPRPAEARLRSSGEGLKELLLRVERDKINRTLEDCSGRVTTAAERLGISRQYLHRRMRDLDLRRER